One region of Euzebya rosea genomic DNA includes:
- a CDS encoding ABC transporter substrate-binding protein, protein MSRYRWLGLVLVLAMLAAACGSEVSTDDAEDGGDTASTEDTTAGEPEEEPADEPADDVEEEPADDAADESGDGEVTLRWRTRPDNQAEIEVYSEVSETVDGEWDGVTLAYEPGGSETSSYQDVLRTEIAAGTAPDVFWIPGTDVADFATRGLIMDLRDMAESSDAYAGDDAYYSQVMELLTVSPEAGDNSALWGLPRDVSAFALYLNMDLIAEAGAADPRELAANGEWDWEAFREVADAVAALDPQINGFGMNNWWANPGYWINAAGGSFFTDDRTGCAVDTDEAIQGLEFMTGLYQDGIAVPYGEDAEPPFLAGQVGMFMNGRWATPGTRASATFDWDVVKLPDGPGGPSNWLFWGAYVVNANTEHPEEAFELVTRLTDGAVQGTIAELGANIPSRTDDPAVIDTFLGFTPPENNQAFIDGISENPVAEGPLWQGDWPAFDSALAPQIEALVAGDVSLEDFQATACEPLDATFQ, encoded by the coding sequence ATGAGCCGATACCGTTGGCTGGGACTCGTTCTGGTCCTGGCGATGCTCGCCGCTGCATGCGGCAGCGAGGTCAGCACCGATGACGCCGAGGACGGTGGCGACACCGCCTCCACCGAGGACACCACCGCAGGCGAGCCGGAAGAGGAGCCGGCAGACGAGCCGGCCGACGACGTCGAGGAAGAACCTGCCGACGACGCCGCCGACGAGTCCGGCGACGGCGAGGTCACGCTGCGCTGGCGCACCCGCCCCGACAACCAGGCCGAGATCGAGGTCTACTCCGAGGTCAGCGAGACCGTCGACGGCGAGTGGGACGGCGTGACGCTGGCCTACGAGCCCGGTGGCTCCGAGACCTCCTCCTACCAGGACGTGCTCCGCACCGAGATCGCCGCGGGCACGGCGCCCGACGTCTTCTGGATCCCCGGCACCGACGTGGCCGACTTCGCCACCCGCGGCCTGATCATGGACCTGCGCGACATGGCCGAGTCCTCCGACGCCTACGCCGGTGACGACGCCTACTACTCCCAGGTCATGGAGCTGCTGACCGTGTCCCCCGAAGCCGGCGACAACTCCGCGCTGTGGGGCCTGCCCCGTGACGTGTCGGCCTTCGCGCTGTACCTGAACATGGACCTCATCGCCGAGGCCGGCGCCGCCGACCCGCGCGAGCTCGCCGCCAACGGCGAGTGGGACTGGGAGGCCTTCCGCGAGGTCGCCGACGCCGTCGCCGCGCTGGACCCGCAGATCAACGGCTTCGGCATGAACAACTGGTGGGCCAACCCCGGCTACTGGATCAACGCCGCCGGCGGCTCCTTCTTCACCGACGACCGCACCGGCTGCGCCGTCGACACCGACGAGGCCATCCAGGGCCTGGAGTTCATGACCGGCCTGTACCAGGACGGCATCGCAGTGCCCTACGGCGAGGACGCCGAGCCGCCGTTCCTGGCCGGTCAGGTCGGCATGTTCATGAACGGTCGCTGGGCCACCCCCGGTACCCGTGCCTCCGCCACCTTCGACTGGGACGTCGTCAAGCTCCCCGACGGTCCGGGCGGTCCCTCCAACTGGCTGTTCTGGGGCGCCTACGTCGTCAACGCCAACACCGAGCACCCCGAGGAGGCCTTCGAGCTGGTCACCCGCCTGACCGACGGTGCAGTCCAGGGGACCATCGCCGAGCTGGGTGCCAACATCCCCTCGCGCACCGACGACCCTGCCGTCATCGACACCTTCCTCGGCTTCACCCCGCCGGAGAACAACCAGGCGTTCATCGACGGCATCAGCGAGAACCCCGTCGCCGAGGGTCCGCTGTGGCAGGGCGACTGGCCCGCGTTCGACTCGGCGCTGGCCCCGCAGATCGAGGCGCTCGTCGCCGGTGACGTCTCGCTGGAGGACTTCCAGGCGACCGCCTGCGAGCCGCTGGACGCCACCTTCCAGTAG
- a CDS encoding carbohydrate ABC transporter permease, translating to MTATTTSPSRWSGAVSAPTWTTAMTAWHVVHLLGAVAVAVLVQQAEEPSGAVATGLVATAVAFAAGDVATIIGLRRRRPSGLLGTVVISYLTAVGSAALLLQRTGVFTGMDALGETFARGVPFLLLAVLAFAATAWSPVARVARWVAIGALAAMLLAVGLLPGLLTFLGRLGGVAELGLLVVAVTSAFAAFRSRRNDVVVHLRGTSSSSATLDGLLFVSPNALGFLAFFAGPLLFSLWVSLNDWDAFGTPDFVGLANYVRIMSLTVATAEAGQLGNEVLLNGYTEVLRLGNIVLGAQDPVFWKSIVNILVFAALAIPLSVVPALGLASLLNSDAPGIKVFRAIYFVPSIAGVVAVALIWRQLFNATVGWVNYLLDRLAAAWSALPLTPELVAGQPQWLSDNSLALISLVIVFAWQYVGFNTVLFLAGLQSIDPTLTEAAMIDGANRWQRFRYIILPQLAPTTFFVVASTGILALQLFGEAVVLFPTYTPVGSGPQGSTLTPVVYLYDQGFRRFAQGYASAVAWVLFLLIFAFTFVQFRRQRADVEGV from the coding sequence ATGACCGCCACGACCACCTCGCCGTCGCGATGGAGCGGTGCCGTGTCCGCGCCCACGTGGACGACGGCCATGACCGCATGGCACGTCGTGCACCTCCTGGGCGCGGTGGCCGTGGCGGTCCTCGTGCAGCAGGCCGAGGAGCCCAGCGGCGCCGTCGCGACCGGCCTGGTCGCCACGGCGGTCGCGTTCGCCGCCGGCGACGTGGCCACCATCATCGGGCTCCGGCGCCGACGTCCCTCGGGACTGCTCGGCACCGTCGTCATCAGCTACCTGACGGCCGTGGGGTCCGCCGCGCTGCTGCTGCAGCGAACCGGCGTCTTCACGGGCATGGACGCCCTCGGCGAGACCTTCGCCCGCGGGGTGCCGTTCCTGCTGCTGGCCGTCCTGGCCTTCGCGGCCACCGCGTGGTCCCCGGTCGCCCGGGTGGCCCGCTGGGTTGCCATCGGGGCGCTTGCCGCCATGCTGCTGGCCGTCGGCCTGCTGCCCGGCCTGCTGACCTTCCTCGGTCGCCTCGGCGGCGTGGCCGAGCTCGGCCTGCTGGTCGTCGCGGTCACCAGCGCGTTCGCGGCGTTCCGCAGCCGGCGCAACGACGTCGTCGTCCACCTTCGTGGGACCAGCTCCAGCAGCGCCACCCTCGACGGGCTGCTGTTCGTCAGCCCCAACGCCCTGGGCTTCCTCGCCTTCTTCGCCGGCCCCCTGCTGTTCAGCCTGTGGGTCAGCCTCAACGACTGGGACGCCTTCGGCACCCCCGACTTCGTCGGCCTGGCCAACTACGTGCGGATCATGTCGCTGACCGTCGCCACCGCCGAGGCCGGACAGCTCGGCAACGAGGTGCTGCTGAACGGCTACACCGAGGTGCTGCGCCTCGGCAACATCGTGCTCGGCGCGCAGGACCCGGTCTTCTGGAAGTCCATCGTCAACATCCTCGTGTTCGCGGCCCTCGCCATCCCGCTGTCGGTGGTCCCGGCGCTCGGCCTGGCGTCGCTGCTCAACAGCGACGCGCCCGGGATCAAGGTCTTCCGCGCCATCTACTTCGTCCCCTCCATCGCCGGCGTCGTCGCCGTCGCGCTGATCTGGCGGCAGCTCTTCAACGCCACCGTCGGCTGGGTCAACTACCTGCTGGACCGGCTGGCGGCAGCCTGGTCGGCGCTGCCGCTGACGCCCGAGCTGGTCGCCGGCCAGCCGCAGTGGCTGAGCGACAACAGCCTCGCGCTGATCTCCCTCGTCATCGTGTTCGCCTGGCAGTACGTCGGCTTCAACACGGTGCTGTTCCTCGCCGGCCTGCAGTCCATCGACCCGACGCTGACCGAGGCCGCGATGATCGACGGGGCCAACCGCTGGCAGCGGTTCCGCTACATCATCCTCCCGCAGCTCGCGCCCACCACCTTCTTCGTGGTCGCGTCCACCGGCATCCTCGCCCTGCAGCTGTTCGGCGAGGCGGTCGTGCTGTTCCCCACCTACACCCCGGTCGGCTCGGGCCCGCAGGGGTCGACCCTGACCCCCGTCGTCTACCTCTACGACCAGGGGTTCCGCCGATTCGCCCAGGGTTACGCCTCGGCGGTGGCCTGGGTCCTGTTCCTCCTGATCTTCGCGTTCACCTTCGTGCAGTTCCGCCGCCAGCGGGCTGACGTGGAAGGGGTCTGA
- a CDS encoding carbohydrate ABC transporter permease, which translates to MADTTTREVEGVDSGLADSDRRGRRRELLRRAGLYSVLTVVGIGLLFPFLVVAGASLKARDDIFRYPPRVLPYTQDTAELAGQDEALPLYDIDGEERVLVESVGGGAGAFALPEDPDDVVEANIRTATTVDSVSPRPENFEEVLDQQNLGRSLTNTILVTLLVVGGTVLTSLMGGYAFARIDFPGRDALFLVYIGSIMVPFVILIVPLYQVMVAFGWVDSLAALVFPFVFNAYGTFLIRQFFVSIPKELEEAAVLDGAGRWTILWRIFVPLSTPAIATLSTFMFLYAWNSFVWPFIVINAGNTDNHVLTLSLQQLGGRAADTPNLIFAAVMIAIAVPVTVFVLAQRYFVENLASSGIK; encoded by the coding sequence ATGGCCGACACCACCACCCGCGAGGTCGAGGGGGTCGACTCGGGCCTGGCCGACAGCGACCGGCGCGGCCGGCGCCGCGAGCTGCTGCGTCGGGCCGGGCTGTACAGCGTCCTCACCGTCGTCGGCATCGGCCTGCTGTTCCCGTTCCTCGTCGTGGCCGGCGCGTCCCTGAAGGCGCGCGACGACATCTTCCGCTACCCGCCCCGCGTCCTGCCCTACACCCAGGACACCGCCGAGCTGGCCGGTCAGGACGAGGCGCTCCCGCTGTACGACATCGACGGCGAGGAGCGCGTCCTCGTCGAGTCCGTCGGTGGCGGCGCAGGTGCGTTCGCACTGCCCGAGGACCCCGACGACGTCGTCGAGGCCAACATCCGCACCGCCACCACGGTCGACAGCGTCAGCCCTCGCCCCGAGAACTTCGAGGAGGTGCTGGACCAGCAGAACCTCGGCAGGTCGCTGACCAACACGATCCTCGTGACCCTGCTTGTCGTCGGTGGCACCGTGCTGACCTCCCTGATGGGCGGCTACGCGTTCGCCCGCATCGACTTCCCCGGACGCGACGCGCTGTTCCTCGTCTACATCGGCTCGATCATGGTGCCGTTCGTCATCCTGATCGTGCCGCTGTACCAGGTGATGGTCGCCTTCGGCTGGGTCGACTCGCTTGCCGCCCTGGTCTTCCCGTTCGTCTTCAACGCATACGGCACGTTCCTCATCCGACAGTTCTTCGTGTCGATCCCCAAGGAGCTGGAGGAGGCCGCCGTCCTCGACGGCGCCGGCCGCTGGACGATCCTGTGGCGCATCTTCGTGCCGCTGTCCACCCCGGCGATCGCCACCCTGTCGACGTTCATGTTCCTGTACGCCTGGAACAGCTTCGTGTGGCCCTTCATCGTCATCAACGCCGGCAACACCGACAACCACGTGCTGACCCTGTCGTTGCAGCAGCTCGGTGGCCGTGCGGCCGACACCCCCAACCTGATCTTCGCCGCGGTCATGATCGCGATCGCCGTGCCCGTCACCGTGTTCGTGCTGGCGCAGCGGTACTTCGTGGAGAACCTCGCCTCGAGCGGCATCAAGTAG
- a CDS encoding cell wall-binding repeat-containing protein, with product MIITRALVAFIAVFAMTTALVAVSVLAPFAVPPADAGTGAGEEVAIDLEGTWRFATGDDEAWAEPDFDDSAWEEVQVPTEGGQDVFDDYDGFAWFRLAFDLPDGIDGVNLVASMGFIDDADIAYLNGVEIGRTGVMPPDSDSQWFERRLYPVPAEAPVVGGRNVLAVRMNDFTGGGGWYRGPVGLFSKTSLREVVYGITGSPADAATTAAVTELLATQADALADGDLDAFLATLTDGYVHDGRDTDRRQRELAGWLAESDGTLSLTDSEVEVITADDGRLLVDTNRSITGTRDGEPFAFQPVTQEFLLIDPATGLEDGNHSRFFRDIVEPGVEGTRREYVMYLPPSYYDAPDHRFPTVYLLHGINGGSREWEPRDFQARLDELFTTGGLAESIVVMPDGESLWYIDSSVTPWRSMFIDELLPQVDAEYRTLPERAFRGLSGVSMGGHGAFTVGWSNPDLFSSIASHMGALSLPPLVGDADEMAANADEAPLVQVTGHTPDFLSSFAYFFDACADDDFRFAEAVQAMDGQLTAKMVEHTAIVYPEGRHNDDCWLPRIDASFGLHSDSFRAAGLVEPPPVEGLDVRRLAGADRIATSVALSVEGWEAADAAVLASAADFPDALTAGPLAMAVDGPLLLSAPDALSAPVADELARLDVGTVYLAGGQQALSAAVEVELTARGYEVVRLAGEERAATARAIAERIVALRGDAETVVLARSDAFADALAASSVAATGVVPVLLTAPDALSETTGDALADLLPPGATVVLAGAETALSPAVEEAVTDGGFVADRRGGADRWATAAALRAAAGERGGGGLDPLVLASGTAFPDALGAGVLAARLGGGLLLVDPTDLDASPASAAALGGDAPDRILVAGGPAAVSDRVLEQVRAAYAR from the coding sequence GTGATCATCACCCGCGCCCTCGTGGCGTTCATCGCCGTGTTCGCCATGACGACGGCCCTCGTGGCCGTGTCCGTCCTGGCACCGTTCGCCGTGCCGCCCGCCGACGCCGGCACCGGGGCAGGTGAGGAGGTGGCGATCGACCTCGAGGGCACCTGGCGGTTCGCCACCGGTGACGACGAGGCGTGGGCCGAACCCGACTTCGACGACTCCGCCTGGGAGGAGGTGCAGGTCCCCACCGAGGGCGGCCAGGACGTCTTCGACGACTACGACGGCTTCGCGTGGTTCCGCCTGGCCTTCGACCTGCCCGACGGCATCGACGGGGTCAACCTCGTCGCCTCGATGGGCTTCATCGACGATGCCGACATCGCCTACCTCAACGGTGTGGAGATCGGCCGGACCGGTGTGATGCCGCCCGACTCCGACAGCCAGTGGTTCGAGCGTCGGCTGTACCCCGTCCCCGCCGAGGCCCCCGTCGTCGGTGGCCGCAACGTCCTCGCGGTGCGGATGAACGACTTCACCGGCGGCGGTGGCTGGTACCGCGGACCGGTCGGCCTGTTCTCCAAGACGTCGCTGCGCGAGGTCGTGTACGGCATCACGGGTTCGCCCGCCGACGCGGCGACGACCGCGGCCGTCACCGAGCTGCTGGCCACCCAGGCCGACGCGCTCGCCGACGGTGACCTGGATGCGTTCCTGGCCACCCTGACCGACGGCTACGTGCACGACGGCCGCGACACCGACCGGCGGCAGCGCGAGCTGGCCGGATGGCTGGCGGAGTCCGACGGCACCCTGTCCCTCACCGACTCCGAGGTCGAGGTCATCACCGCCGACGACGGCCGGCTGCTGGTCGACACCAACCGGTCGATCACCGGCACCCGCGACGGCGAACCGTTCGCCTTCCAGCCGGTCACCCAGGAGTTCCTCCTCATCGACCCGGCGACGGGGCTGGAGGACGGCAACCACTCCCGCTTCTTCCGCGACATCGTCGAACCGGGTGTGGAGGGCACGCGCCGCGAGTACGTGATGTACCTGCCGCCGTCCTACTACGACGCGCCCGACCACCGGTTCCCGACCGTGTACCTGCTGCACGGCATCAACGGTGGCTCGCGCGAGTGGGAACCCCGCGACTTCCAGGCCCGCCTGGACGAGCTGTTCACCACCGGTGGGCTGGCGGAGTCCATCGTGGTCATGCCCGACGGCGAGTCGCTGTGGTACATCGACTCCTCCGTGACCCCATGGCGGTCGATGTTCATCGACGAGTTGCTGCCGCAGGTCGACGCGGAGTACCGCACCCTGCCCGAGCGGGCGTTCCGGGGACTGTCCGGCGTGTCGATGGGTGGCCACGGGGCCTTCACCGTCGGCTGGTCCAACCCCGACCTGTTCAGCTCGATCGCCAGCCACATGGGTGCGCTCAGCCTGCCGCCGCTGGTCGGTGACGCCGACGAGATGGCCGCCAACGCCGACGAGGCCCCGCTGGTCCAGGTCACCGGCCACACGCCGGACTTCCTGTCGAGCTTCGCCTACTTCTTCGACGCCTGCGCCGACGACGACTTCCGCTTCGCCGAGGCCGTGCAGGCCATGGACGGCCAGCTGACCGCCAAGATGGTCGAGCACACGGCGATCGTCTACCCCGAGGGACGCCACAACGACGACTGCTGGCTGCCGCGCATCGACGCCTCGTTCGGCCTGCACTCCGACAGCTTCCGGGCCGCCGGCCTGGTCGAGCCGCCCCCGGTGGAGGGGCTCGACGTGCGACGGCTGGCCGGTGCGGACCGCATCGCCACGTCGGTGGCGCTGTCGGTCGAGGGGTGGGAGGCCGCCGACGCCGCCGTGCTGGCCAGCGCCGCGGACTTCCCCGACGCCCTGACGGCCGGGCCGCTGGCGATGGCCGTCGACGGACCCCTCCTGCTCAGCGCCCCCGACGCCCTGTCGGCCCCGGTGGCCGACGAGCTGGCGCGGCTGGACGTGGGAACCGTCTACCTCGCCGGTGGGCAGCAGGCGCTGTCGGCTGCGGTCGAGGTCGAGCTGACCGCCCGCGGGTACGAGGTCGTGCGGCTGGCAGGGGAGGAGCGGGCCGCCACCGCCCGTGCCATCGCCGAACGGATCGTGGCCCTGCGTGGCGACGCCGAGACCGTCGTCCTCGCCCGCAGCGACGCCTTCGCCGACGCGCTGGCCGCATCGTCGGTTGCCGCGACCGGTGTGGTCCCGGTGCTGCTGACCGCCCCCGACGCCCTGTCGGAGACGACCGGCGACGCGCTGGCCGACCTGCTGCCCCCGGGCGCGACGGTCGTCCTCGCCGGTGCCGAGACGGCGCTGTCGCCGGCGGTGGAGGAGGCCGTGACCGACGGCGGGTTCGTGGCCGACCGCCGAGGTGGCGCCGACCGCTGGGCCACCGCCGCCGCATTGCGTGCAGCCGCGGGCGAACGGGGTGGCGGCGGGCTGGACCCGCTGGTCCTCGCGTCCGGGACGGCGTTCCCCGACGCGCTGGGGGCCGGGGTGCTGGCCGCACGGCTCGGCGGTGGCCTGCTGCTGGTCGACCCGACCGACCTGGACGCGAGCCCCGCCAGCGCGGCGGCGCTCGGCGGGGACGCCCCCGACCGGATCCTCGTCGCCGGTGGACCGGCGGCGGTCAGCGATCGGGTGCTGGAGCAGGTCCGGGCTGCCTACGCCCGCTAG
- a CDS encoding MFS transporter, which translates to MDTEVVLLATARLVTVHDRRTDHAVVQRRTLRLLVLAVVPAGIGVTGSFSSAALLGEDLTGAAALGTLAASCVTIGGALSTVPLAQRMARTGRRAGLVRGWSVGAAGSALAAAAAITGLYPLLLLGSLGVGVGQAAGLAARFAAADLADDDGRARAIGLLVWASSLGAVFGPTVGLGAVGRAAEAAGLPALAGPNLLSAVVFVGAAGLVHRWLRPDPLEVLGALRPAAPRTGALVALKERIGEAAGPVRAVAASPTARLAAGGMVVGQAVMTGVMTATPLHMRSGAHELQVVGFVISVHIIGMYVFAPVVGWAVDRVGPRAVLALGGVALFVGGEMASHTRAEDSMGVFVGLFLIGIGWSCGLVAGSTMLTAAFPPLERVGVQGAADLLMSGAGALASLSAGVIYQLSSYANLSHLAGLLALTITVAALASILTSARRRSAPTG; encoded by the coding sequence GTGGACACCGAAGTGGTCCTCCTGGCCACGGCACGCTTGGTGACCGTGCACGACCGGAGGACCGACCACGCCGTCGTGCAGCGCCGGACGCTGCGCCTGCTCGTGCTGGCCGTGGTGCCTGCCGGGATCGGGGTGACCGGCAGCTTCTCCTCCGCCGCCCTGCTGGGCGAGGACCTGACGGGTGCGGCGGCGCTCGGCACCCTGGCCGCGTCGTGCGTGACCATCGGCGGTGCCCTGTCCACGGTGCCGCTGGCGCAGCGGATGGCCCGCACCGGCCGGCGCGCCGGACTGGTCAGGGGCTGGTCGGTCGGGGCCGCCGGCAGCGCGCTGGCGGCTGCGGCGGCCATCACCGGCCTGTACCCGCTGCTGCTGCTCGGCTCGCTCGGCGTGGGGGTCGGGCAGGCGGCAGGACTCGCCGCCCGGTTCGCGGCCGCCGACCTGGCCGACGACGACGGCAGGGCACGGGCGATCGGCCTGCTGGTGTGGGCCAGCAGCCTCGGCGCGGTGTTCGGGCCCACGGTGGGGCTGGGTGCGGTCGGTCGGGCCGCCGAGGCGGCCGGACTGCCGGCGCTCGCCGGCCCCAACCTGCTGTCGGCGGTGGTGTTCGTGGGCGCGGCGGGGCTGGTGCATCGCTGGCTGCGCCCGGACCCGCTGGAGGTGCTGGGGGCGCTGCGCCCGGCGGCGCCGCGGACCGGTGCGCTGGTGGCCCTGAAGGAGCGGATCGGCGAGGCTGCCGGGCCGGTGCGGGCGGTCGCCGCCAGCCCGACCGCACGCCTGGCGGCCGGCGGCATGGTCGTCGGGCAGGCGGTGATGACCGGCGTGATGACCGCCACCCCGCTGCACATGCGGTCGGGTGCCCACGAGCTGCAGGTCGTCGGGTTCGTGATCAGCGTGCACATCATCGGCATGTACGTGTTCGCCCCGGTGGTCGGCTGGGCGGTCGACCGCGTCGGCCCGCGTGCCGTGCTGGCCCTCGGCGGCGTGGCGCTGTTCGTCGGGGGCGAGATGGCCTCCCACACCCGGGCGGAGGACTCGATGGGCGTCTTCGTCGGCCTGTTCCTCATCGGCATCGGCTGGAGCTGTGGCCTGGTCGCCGGCAGCACGATGCTGACCGCTGCGTTCCCGCCGCTGGAACGGGTGGGCGTGCAGGGCGCCGCCGACCTGCTCATGAGCGGGGCGGGCGCGCTGGCCAGCCTGTCGGCCGGCGTGATCTACCAGCTCAGCAGCTACGCCAACCTGAGCCACCTCGCCGGCCTGCTGGCGCTGACCATCACGGTGGCGGCGCTGGCGTCGATCCTCACCAGCGCCCGCCGCCGGTCCGCCCCGACCGGCTAG
- a CDS encoding CDP-alcohol phosphatidyltransferase family protein, with product MAVNAHFRSITDRAVVPMGRGMVRLGLTANTLTTLGLLGVVVGMGVLLSGRPVLGGWIAALSTALDAFDGTVARLTNTQSELGAFYDSVADRVADATIFGACLWLARDEPLTFTLVMVALAAALITSYVRAKAESLGWDATVGLIERPERVVIILLAVGYGFLVWGAGILAVGGVLTIVQRLHAVYGQATAVPQPSDR from the coding sequence ATGGCCGTCAACGCCCACTTCCGTTCCATCACCGATCGCGCCGTCGTGCCGATGGGTCGCGGCATGGTGCGCCTCGGCCTGACCGCCAACACGCTGACCACCCTCGGCCTGCTCGGGGTCGTCGTCGGCATGGGGGTCCTGCTGTCCGGCCGTCCCGTCCTCGGCGGCTGGATCGCCGCACTGTCGACGGCGCTGGATGCCTTCGACGGCACGGTCGCCCGCCTCACCAACACCCAGAGCGAGCTCGGCGCGTTCTACGACTCCGTCGCCGACCGCGTGGCCGACGCCACGATCTTCGGCGCGTGCCTGTGGCTCGCCCGCGACGAACCCCTCACCTTCACCCTGGTGATGGTCGCCCTCGCCGCCGCGTTGATCACCAGCTACGTGCGGGCCAAGGCCGAGTCGCTCGGCTGGGACGCCACCGTGGGCCTGATCGAGCGGCCCGAGCGCGTCGTCATCATCCTGCTGGCCGTCGGCTACGGCTTCCTCGTCTGGGGCGCCGGCATCCTCGCCGTCGGCGGGGTCCTCACCATCGTCCAGCGCCTCCACGCCGTCTACGGCCAGGCCACCGCGGTCCCCCAGCCCTCCGACCGGTGA
- a CDS encoding phosphatidylinositol mannoside acyltransferase: MADLEQHMGDPTPMVPGLAPAPRDDFGPRPDGTHAYRGSGHRGAPVDRNHGAVDRVPPPRTPESLAQRLTGYAWDAAWETVRALPGRPVFGMAGVGADLARRVADDTMIRRNLSRVVPADQLDTAVEGAYASYARYYAEAFRADVMDPAWLDDRTTTSGFEHLDGVLEQGRGAIILLAHHGSWDVAARWAESHGYHLACVAEVLRPRRVFHKFVTMRERLGLEIVPLRRGDDLTGRLATVLEQNHLAGLLSDRDLSGKAPLVELFGEPARIPAGPALLNRRTGAPIVPITMLHRPGTRYHLQVLPPLETEGADLREAVQVTARGIEDLIRLAPEQWHAFQPIFEADRPTPAAREGTS, from the coding sequence GTGGCCGACCTCGAGCAACACATGGGCGACCCGACACCCATGGTGCCGGGTCTTGCGCCTGCGCCCCGCGACGACTTCGGTCCCCGGCCCGACGGCACCCACGCCTACCGCGGCTCGGGACACCGCGGCGCGCCGGTGGACCGCAACCACGGCGCCGTGGACCGGGTCCCGCCGCCGCGCACCCCCGAGTCGCTCGCCCAGCGCCTGACCGGCTACGCCTGGGACGCCGCGTGGGAGACCGTCCGCGCCCTCCCCGGCCGTCCCGTGTTCGGCATGGCGGGTGTCGGAGCCGACCTCGCCCGCCGGGTCGCCGACGACACGATGATCCGCCGCAACCTCTCCCGTGTGGTCCCCGCCGACCAGCTGGACACCGCGGTGGAGGGGGCCTACGCCTCCTACGCCCGCTACTACGCCGAGGCGTTCCGGGCCGACGTCATGGACCCCGCCTGGCTGGACGACCGCACGACCACGAGCGGCTTCGAGCACCTCGACGGGGTCCTCGAGCAGGGACGTGGCGCGATCATCCTCCTCGCCCACCACGGGTCGTGGGACGTGGCCGCGCGCTGGGCGGAGTCCCACGGCTACCACCTGGCGTGCGTGGCCGAGGTGCTGCGCCCCCGCCGGGTCTTCCACAAGTTCGTCACCATGCGCGAACGGCTCGGGCTGGAGATCGTGCCGCTCCGGCGGGGCGACGACCTGACGGGACGTCTGGCGACGGTGCTGGAGCAGAACCACCTGGCCGGCCTGCTCAGCGACCGCGACCTGTCGGGCAAGGCCCCGCTGGTCGAGCTGTTCGGCGAACCCGCCCGCATCCCCGCCGGCCCTGCCCTCCTGAACCGCCGGACCGGCGCACCCATCGTCCCCATCACGATGCTGCACCGCCCCGGCACCCGCTATCACCTGCAGGTCCTCCCGCCGCTGGAGACCGAGGGTGCCGACCTGCGCGAGGCCGTCCAGGTCACCGCCCGGGGCATCGAGGACCTCATCCGGCTGGCGCCCGAGCAGTGGCATGCCTTCCAGCCCATCTTCGAGGCCGACCGCCCCACCCCCGCCGCACGAGAGGGAACGTCGTGA